One stretch of Eretmochelys imbricata isolate rEreImb1 chromosome 1, rEreImb1.hap1, whole genome shotgun sequence DNA includes these proteins:
- the TMEM50B gene encoding transmembrane protein 50B, which translates to MAGFLDNFRWPECECIDWSERRNAVASVVAGVLFFTGWWIMIDAAVVYPKPEQMNHAFHTCGVFSTLAFFMINAVSNAQVRGDSYSDGCLGRTGARIWLFIGFMLMFGSLIASMWILFGAYVTQNTNVYPGLAVFFQNALIFFSTLIYKFGRTEELWG; encoded by the exons ATGGCAGGATTCCTAGACAATTTCCGATGGCCAGAGTGTGAGTGTATTGACTGGAGTGAAAGAAGAAATGCAGTTGCTTCAGTGGTTGCAGGTGTACTG TTTTTCACAGGCTGGTGGATAATGATAGATGCTGCAGTAGTTTATCCTAAACCAGAACAAATGAACCATGCATTCCACACCTGTGGAGTGTTttccacattagcttttttcat GATAAATGCTGTATCAAATGCACAGGTGAGAGGAGATAGCTACAGTGATGGATGTCTAGGAAGAACAG GTGCTCGCATCTGGCTCTTTATTGGTTTCATGTTGATGTTCGGTTCACTTATTGCTTCAATGTGGATCCTTTTTGGAGCATATGTTACACAAA ACACGAATGTGTACCCAGGATTAGCTGTGTTTTTTCAAAACGCATTGATATTTTTTAG